A region of Thermobifida halotolerans DNA encodes the following proteins:
- the bla gene encoding class A beta-lactamase, translated as MFLRPTRRAGVAAVLVLAFVPLLGCAAAEESAASAPEDAAPSTAAVDAEFARLEEEFGARLGVYAVDTGTDEVVAYNADERFAYASTFKALAVGAVLRRNPVEELQEVVTYTAEDLVAHSPITEQHVDTGMTLREVCDAALRYSDNTAANLLFDELGGPEGLEAVLREIGDDVTNVDRIETELNEAVPGDARDTSTPRAMATSLGEFALGGALPGDRQEILIDMMRRNTTGGTLIRAGVPQDWEVGDRTGAGGYGTRNAIAVLWPPNGGPVLLAVMSSRDTEDAEYDDALVAETASVVVEALA; from the coding sequence ATGTTCCTGCGTCCCACCCGGCGCGCCGGGGTCGCGGCCGTGCTCGTCCTCGCGTTCGTGCCGCTTCTCGGCTGCGCGGCGGCCGAGGAGTCGGCCGCTTCCGCACCCGAGGACGCCGCACCGTCGACAGCGGCGGTCGACGCGGAGTTCGCGCGACTGGAGGAGGAGTTCGGCGCCCGGCTCGGTGTCTACGCGGTGGACACCGGCACCGACGAGGTGGTCGCCTACAACGCCGACGAGCGGTTCGCCTACGCCTCCACCTTCAAGGCCCTGGCCGTCGGGGCGGTGCTGCGGCGAAACCCGGTCGAGGAACTGCAGGAGGTCGTCACCTACACCGCCGAGGACCTGGTGGCCCACTCCCCGATCACCGAGCAGCACGTCGACACCGGGATGACGTTGCGCGAGGTGTGCGACGCCGCGCTGCGCTACAGCGACAACACGGCGGCCAACCTGCTCTTCGACGAGCTCGGCGGCCCCGAGGGGTTGGAGGCCGTGCTGCGCGAGATCGGTGACGACGTCACGAACGTGGACCGGATCGAGACCGAGCTGAACGAGGCGGTGCCCGGCGACGCCCGCGACACGAGCACGCCGCGGGCGATGGCCACCAGCCTCGGGGAGTTCGCGCTCGGTGGGGCCCTGCCCGGAGACAGGCAGGAGATCCTGATCGACATGATGCGGCGCAACACCACCGGTGGCACCCTGATCCGCGCGGGGGTCCCCCAGGACTGGGAGGTCGGCGACAGGACCGGAGCGGGCGGCTACGGCACGCGCAACGCCATCGCCGTGCTGTGGCCCCCGAACGGCGGCCCCGTCCTGCTGGCGGTGATGTCCAGCCGGGACACCGAGGACGCCGAGTACGACGACGCGCTTGTCGCGGAGACCGCCTCGGTGGTGGTCGAGGCGCTGGCCTGA
- a CDS encoding DUF6968 family protein: MATTYELGEIVAERRLDAVSDRGERTPVVVRIGRPLPDPHSLPEGNGGDWCCPHQILGLGDDTVQASFGVDSLQALLLSVYALQLKLTERANAASVRLDWLGLPDLGLKVDPQVHRLMPTGGSGPDA, translated from the coding sequence ATGGCGACGACCTACGAACTCGGCGAGATCGTGGCGGAGCGGCGACTGGACGCCGTCTCCGATCGCGGGGAGCGCACACCGGTGGTGGTGCGGATCGGCCGACCGCTGCCCGATCCCCACTCCCTGCCCGAGGGGAACGGCGGCGACTGGTGCTGCCCCCACCAGATCCTGGGCCTGGGCGACGACACCGTGCAGGCGTCCTTCGGCGTCGACTCCCTGCAGGCTCTCCTGCTGAGCGTGTACGCCCTGCAGTTGAAACTGACCGAGCGCGCGAACGCGGCATCCGTGCGCCTGGACTGGCTGGGCCTGCCCGACCTGGGTCTGAAGGTCGACCCGCAGGTGCACAGGCTCATGCCGACCGGCGGGAGCGGACCCGACGCCTGA
- a CDS encoding MerR family transcriptional regulator, which translates to MRIGELAERAGVSTRTLRYYESRGLLPGRRTANGYRVYGGDDLRLVEQIRTLQDFGFDLEEPRPFVECLRAGHPSGDSCPDSLEVYRGKLAELDALVNRLQAVRAQVREQLARAEAHLSGGPEPRCDPRG; encoded by the coding sequence ATGCGCATCGGTGAACTCGCGGAACGGGCGGGGGTCAGCACCCGGACCCTGCGTTACTACGAGTCGCGCGGACTTCTGCCCGGCCGTCGCACGGCCAACGGATACCGCGTGTACGGCGGCGACGACCTGCGGCTGGTGGAACAGATCCGCACGCTCCAGGACTTCGGTTTCGACCTGGAGGAGCCCCGGCCCTTCGTGGAGTGCCTACGGGCGGGGCATCCGTCCGGGGACAGCTGCCCCGACTCGCTCGAGGTCTACCGGGGCAAGCTCGCCGAACTCGATGCGCTGGTCAACCGGCTGCAGGCGGTGCGCGCCCAGGTGCGGGAGCAACTGGCGCGGGCCGAGGCGCACCTGTCGGGCGGGCCGGAGCCGCGATGCGATCCGAGAGGATGA
- a CDS encoding thioredoxin family protein yields the protein MTRTVDVAEVTDATFAEQVLAADLPVLLEFTAGWCPPCRLMAPVLGAVAAQERDRIKVVQLDVDATPETAAAYGVLSLPTLMVFHGGEPVRSMVGARSRRSTVGPCANRGEPPGGVHGRRPLDLNRG from the coding sequence ATGACCAGGACAGTGGACGTGGCAGAGGTCACGGACGCCACCTTCGCCGAGCAGGTGCTGGCAGCGGACCTTCCGGTGCTGCTGGAATTCACCGCCGGGTGGTGCCCCCCGTGCCGACTGATGGCCCCGGTGCTGGGCGCGGTCGCCGCGCAGGAGAGGGACCGGATCAAGGTGGTGCAGCTCGACGTGGACGCCACCCCCGAGACCGCGGCCGCCTACGGCGTGCTGTCACTGCCCACGCTGATGGTCTTCCACGGCGGCGAACCGGTGCGCTCGATGGTGGGCGCCCGGTCCCGGCGTTCGACGGTCGGGCCGTGCGCGAACCGGGGGGAGCCGCCGGGCGGAGTCCACGGCCGCCGACCGCTTGACCTCAACCGCGGTTGA
- a CDS encoding MerR family transcriptional regulator — translation MLGIGEFANLTGLTVKALHHHDETGLLEPALTGAVPRYRFHAPGRVRTGTVVRVLRDAGLPLRQVAEALEGDPVEVLRERREAVLAQREREDQLHAAAVESLVNPGSPVEVVQRDAPPQPYVGRVLAVHGGDDTGVEETDTGVNSAFTELHRALVAEGAGPSGPFWTALRAGSAADTVEAVVTVTP, via the coding sequence ATGCTGGGCATAGGAGAGTTCGCGAACCTGACCGGGCTGACGGTCAAGGCGCTGCACCACCACGACGAGACCGGACTGCTCGAACCGGCCCTGACCGGCGCGGTGCCCCGGTACCGGTTCCACGCGCCCGGGCGGGTCCGCACCGGGACCGTGGTGCGGGTGCTGCGCGACGCGGGGCTTCCGCTGCGGCAGGTCGCCGAGGCACTGGAGGGGGACCCGGTCGAGGTTCTCCGCGAGCGCCGGGAAGCGGTACTGGCACAGCGCGAGCGCGAGGACCAACTCCACGCCGCCGCGGTGGAGTCGCTGGTGAATCCGGGCAGCCCGGTCGAGGTGGTCCAGCGCGACGCTCCGCCGCAGCCCTACGTCGGGCGGGTGCTGGCCGTCCACGGGGGCGACGACACCGGCGTCGAGGAGACCGACACCGGCGTCAACAGCGCGTTCACCGAACTCCACCGCGCGCTTGTCGCCGAGGGCGCGGGCCCGTCGGGGCCGTTCTGGACGGCGCTGCGCGCGGGGAGTGCCGCGGACACCGTCGAGGCCGTGGTCACGGTCACGCCGTGA
- a CDS encoding SDR family oxidoreductase → MAPDIDPTQTPDSDRGTYSAYDRVAVITGADSGIGKATAVLLARQGFDVGLTYHSDEEGARGTAEEVRQTGRTAAVRRHDLRDPVRAAAAIEELADELGGIGVLVNNAGTGSGAPLLKTDHQQWREVLATDLDGPFTCSRAAALRMAERGRGGRIINVTSVHEDLPRVGAGPYCAAKGGLKMLTRVLALELSAHGITANTVAPGEIATPMTGQHDEPPRPASRGGYPLARPGDAHEVAEAIAFLAGPASSYVTGATLLVDGGLSMMGPQAAGALESDGWRAG, encoded by the coding sequence GTGGCACCGGACATCGACCCCACCCAGACACCGGACTCCGACCGCGGCACCTACTCCGCCTACGACCGGGTCGCCGTCATCACCGGCGCCGACAGCGGGATCGGCAAGGCCACCGCGGTCCTCCTGGCCCGGCAGGGCTTCGACGTCGGGCTGACCTACCACTCGGACGAGGAGGGGGCCCGGGGCACCGCCGAGGAGGTGCGCCAGACCGGGCGCACCGCCGCTGTGCGCCGCCACGACCTGCGCGACCCGGTCCGCGCCGCCGCGGCGATCGAGGAGCTGGCCGACGAACTCGGCGGCATCGGCGTCCTGGTCAACAACGCGGGGACCGGGTCGGGGGCACCGCTGCTGAAGACCGACCACCAGCAGTGGCGCGAGGTGCTGGCCACCGACCTGGACGGTCCCTTCACGTGCTCGCGCGCGGCCGCGCTGCGCATGGCCGAACGCGGCCGGGGCGGCCGGATCATCAACGTCACCAGCGTCCATGAGGACCTGCCGCGTGTGGGCGCGGGCCCCTACTGCGCGGCCAAGGGCGGCCTGAAGATGCTCACCCGGGTGCTGGCCCTGGAACTGAGCGCGCACGGCATCACCGCCAACACGGTGGCCCCCGGCGAGATCGCCACCCCGATGACCGGCCAGCACGACGAGCCGCCGCGGCCCGCCTCCCGCGGGGGCTACCCGCTGGCGCGCCCCGGTGACGCCCACGAGGTCGCCGAGGCGATCGCGTTCCTGGCCGGCCCCGCCTCCTCCTACGTCACCGGCGCCACGCTGCTCGTGGACGGCGGACTGAGCATGATGGGACCGCAGGCCGCGGGCGCCCTGGAGTCGGACGGCTGGCGCGCCGGATGA
- a CDS encoding ABC transporter ATP-binding protein, which produces MTPLPLAGPAEIRAALRRHVAALPLLTAAALASSLLAAVAGLVGPWIVGVLVDSVVAGGTADRVVLLGAVLTAATVLGAALTAVGNALVTRLGQRVLARMREDAVADALDLPSEVLEESGHGDLLTRIGDDVAVVNQVVVSLLAPWLSAALTIALTVAGLASLDPWLALAGLTAVPVYVFSLRWYLPRSAPRHRAERAAFAERAETLVSSLTGIATVHAYRVERRQAQRITEASARARAVSRDVLWFFTGWSRWMNTAELTGLGCIIATGFVLVASGSGTAGTVTAAALYFHRLFNPLGLIVSSFNDIQSAAASLARIVGVARSPAGPPVPVGEEAPHGAGAARGDRRGAVVEARGLTRRYGETVAVRDLSLRVDSGRKVALVGASGAGKSTLAALLGGLLRPTSGSATIDGVDAAAARAAGPHVVALVPQEAHVFTGPLHADLRLAKPDATRRELVEALTRVGAMGWVDGLPDGLDTRVGESAHPLTRAQTAQLALARAVLADPLVLILDEATAEAGSRDAARLEAAAAAALGSRTGILVAHRLSQAESADHILVLDRGEIVEQGSFEELVALGGRFARMWKAWRH; this is translated from the coding sequence GTGACCCCGCTCCCCCTCGCCGGTCCCGCCGAGATCCGGGCGGCCCTGCGCCGCCATGTCGCGGCGCTCCCCCTCCTGACCGCCGCGGCGCTGGCGTCCTCCCTGCTCGCCGCCGTGGCCGGTCTCGTCGGGCCGTGGATCGTCGGCGTCCTCGTCGACAGCGTCGTCGCGGGCGGCACGGCCGACCGGGTCGTGCTCCTGGGAGCGGTCCTGACGGCGGCGACCGTCCTGGGCGCCGCGCTGACCGCCGTGGGCAACGCGCTCGTCACCCGCCTGGGCCAGCGGGTCCTCGCGCGGATGCGGGAGGACGCGGTCGCGGACGCCCTCGACCTGCCCTCCGAGGTCCTCGAGGAGAGCGGACACGGCGACCTGCTCACCCGTATCGGCGACGACGTCGCCGTGGTCAACCAGGTCGTGGTGTCGCTGCTGGCCCCGTGGCTGAGCGCCGCCCTGACCATCGCGCTCACGGTGGCGGGTCTGGCCTCCCTCGACCCGTGGCTCGCGTTGGCCGGTCTGACCGCCGTACCGGTCTACGTGTTCTCGCTGCGCTGGTACCTGCCCCGGTCCGCGCCGCGCCACAGGGCGGAGCGGGCGGCGTTCGCCGAACGGGCCGAGACCCTCGTGTCCTCGCTCACCGGGATCGCGACCGTGCACGCCTACCGTGTCGAGAGGCGGCAGGCGCAGCGGATCACGGAGGCGTCGGCGCGCGCCCGGGCGGTCTCCCGGGACGTGCTGTGGTTCTTCACCGGGTGGAGCAGGTGGATGAACACCGCCGAACTCACGGGGCTCGGCTGCATCATCGCGACGGGGTTCGTCCTCGTGGCCTCCGGCTCGGGCACCGCGGGGACGGTCACGGCCGCGGCGCTGTACTTCCACCGGCTGTTCAACCCCCTCGGCCTGATCGTGTCGAGTTTCAACGACATCCAGTCGGCCGCGGCCAGCCTGGCCCGCATCGTCGGCGTCGCGCGCTCCCCCGCGGGGCCGCCGGTCCCCGTCGGGGAGGAGGCGCCGCACGGGGCGGGAGCCGCGCGCGGCGACCGGCGCGGCGCGGTGGTGGAGGCCCGCGGGCTCACCCGCCGCTACGGGGAGACCGTCGCCGTACGCGACCTGTCGTTGCGTGTCGACAGCGGCCGGAAGGTCGCCCTCGTCGGCGCGAGCGGGGCCGGCAAGTCGACCCTGGCGGCCCTCCTCGGCGGCCTGCTCCGCCCCACCTCGGGCAGTGCCACCATCGACGGGGTCGACGCGGCGGCGGCGCGGGCGGCCGGTCCGCACGTCGTCGCCCTCGTCCCGCAGGAGGCCCACGTGTTCACCGGCCCCCTCCACGCCGACCTGCGCCTGGCCAAACCGGACGCGACCCGCCGCGAACTCGTGGAGGCGCTCACCCGGGTGGGGGCCATGGGGTGGGTCGACGGCCTCCCCGACGGTCTCGACACCCGTGTCGGCGAGTCGGCGCATCCCCTCACCCGCGCGCAGACGGCCCAGCTCGCACTCGCCCGCGCGGTCCTCGCCGACCCGCTCGTCCTGATCCTCGACGAGGCCACCGCCGAGGCGGGAAGCCGGGACGCCGCGCGTCTGGAGGCGGCCGCGGCGGCCGCCCTCGGGTCGCGCACGGGCATCCTGGTGGCGCACCGGCTCTCCCAGGCGGAGTCCGCCGACCACATCCTGGTGCTCGACCGGGGCGAGATCGTCGAACAGGGCTCCTTCGAGGAGCTCGTCGCGCTCGGCGGACGCTTCGCCCGGATGTGGAAGGCGTGGCGGCACTAG
- a CDS encoding ABC transporter transmembrane domain-containing protein has product MSPPRPRARQPGARVPTVPRPPQRSPAITRDTASARPLPRPARPDAAATAATASARSVTRRTLARQRSSVVRSSLLIMGHQACEALVPVAIGVSVDTAIVHGSPGLLLLCLLGLVALFGVLNLCWRWAARYGYGAAIDEAHLLRAELAHRLMDPRTRPGRPRGELLSIASSDADLAAKSVNYVSGLWGAAAALAVSCAVLLSVDLRLGLVLIATSIAATLSLNALSPLLSRRSTAQQEALADASALATDLVSGLRTLQGIGAQHRAADRYREVSGRAADVGIRAGDARSLQVGATVLASGLVLVVSVVGAGVLAADGAVSVGGMIAAVGAAQFIAEPLTNVGAYLQLRAAARAGAARVAGVLAAPSPGGRTDTPPRSAAAASAAPAALAFRGIAPRRPDRDPTGDGTDRGITLTVAPGEFVGVVADDPTVDLLRRFLGGDPPPGSLGTVLLGSTPVAELDHALRRSLIHLEPHRPDLFPGTIRDNLTLGAPGDRAPGDALAAAGAAEFVAAQPLGLDTPLRDRGLSLSGGQRQRLALARALHADPPVLVLHEPTTAVDSVTEETIADGFAALRHRGRTRTSILFTTSPTLLARTHRVVLVDGDRVTASGTHHDLLRTSGPYRERVLR; this is encoded by the coding sequence GTGTCCCCACCACGCCCGCGCGCCCGGCAGCCGGGCGCGCGGGTCCCCACCGTCCCGCGACCACCGCAGAGGAGCCCCGCCATCACCCGCGACACCGCATCCGCCCGCCCCCTCCCCCGCCCAGCCCGGCCCGACGCGGCGGCCACCGCAGCCACGGCGTCGGCCCGCAGCGTCACACGGCGCACCCTCGCCCGCCAACGGTCGAGCGTCGTCCGCTCCTCACTCCTGATCATGGGCCACCAGGCGTGCGAGGCCCTCGTCCCCGTGGCGATCGGGGTGTCGGTCGACACCGCGATCGTCCACGGGAGTCCCGGCCTGCTCCTGCTCTGCCTGCTCGGTCTGGTCGCCCTCTTCGGCGTGCTGAACCTGTGCTGGCGCTGGGCGGCGCGCTACGGCTACGGCGCCGCGATCGACGAGGCCCACCTGCTGCGCGCCGAACTCGCCCACCGGCTCATGGACCCCCGGACGCGTCCGGGACGCCCACGGGGGGAACTGCTCTCCATCGCCTCGTCCGACGCCGACCTGGCGGCCAAGTCGGTGAACTACGTCTCCGGACTGTGGGGCGCGGCCGCCGCCCTCGCGGTCAGCTGCGCCGTGCTCCTGTCCGTCGACCTGAGGCTGGGACTGGTGCTCATCGCGACGTCGATCGCCGCCACCCTGTCGCTGAACGCCCTCTCCCCCCTGCTGTCGCGCCGCAGCACCGCCCAGCAGGAGGCGCTCGCCGACGCGTCCGCGCTCGCCACCGACCTCGTCTCCGGGCTGCGCACCCTCCAGGGCATCGGCGCGCAGCACCGCGCCGCCGACCGCTACCGGGAGGTCAGCGGGCGTGCCGCCGACGTCGGCATCCGCGCGGGCGACGCCAGGTCGCTCCAGGTCGGCGCCACGGTCCTGGCCAGCGGACTGGTGCTCGTCGTCTCCGTGGTGGGCGCCGGCGTCCTGGCAGCCGACGGCGCGGTCTCCGTGGGAGGAATGATCGCGGCCGTGGGAGCCGCGCAGTTCATCGCCGAACCCCTGACCAACGTGGGGGCCTACCTGCAACTCCGTGCCGCGGCCCGGGCCGGCGCGGCCCGGGTCGCCGGCGTGCTGGCGGCGCCGTCCCCCGGCGGGCGCACCGACACCCCGCCCCGCTCCGCGGCGGCGGCCAGCGCGGCCCCCGCCGCGCTGGCCTTCCGGGGAATCGCGCCCCGGCGTCCCGACCGGGACCCCACCGGCGACGGCACGGACCGCGGCATCACCCTCACCGTGGCCCCCGGGGAGTTCGTGGGCGTCGTCGCCGACGACCCCACCGTCGACCTGCTCCGCCGCTTCCTCGGCGGCGACCCGCCCCCCGGCTCCCTCGGCACGGTCCTCCTCGGCTCCACCCCCGTCGCCGAACTGGACCACGCCCTGCGACGTTCGCTCATCCACCTGGAACCGCACCGGCCCGACCTCTTCCCCGGAACGATCCGGGACAACCTCACCCTCGGCGCGCCCGGGGACCGCGCCCCGGGCGACGCGCTGGCCGCCGCGGGCGCGGCCGAGTTCGTCGCGGCGCAGCCCCTCGGACTCGACACCCCCCTGCGGGACCGGGGGCTCAGCCTCTCCGGCGGACAGCGCCAGCGGCTCGCCCTCGCGCGGGCACTGCACGCCGATCCGCCCGTACTCGTCCTGCACGAACCGACAACAGCCGTCGACTCGGTCACGGAGGAGACCATCGCGGACGGGTTCGCCGCCCTGCGGCACCGTGGCCGCACGCGGACCTCGATCCTGTTCACGACCAGCCCCACCCTCCTGGCACGCACCCACCGGGTCGTGCTGGTCGACGGCGACCGCGTGACCGCCAGCGGCACCCACCACGACCTGCTGCGCACCAGCGGGCCCTACCGCGAGCGGGTGCTGCGGTGA